The segment CGAGCGGCCTCCCGATGGGCGCGACGCTGTGTCGCGACTGGATCGCGGAGGACTCGGGCAACCACGGCTCGACGTTCAGCGGCGGGCCGGTCGTCTCGGCGGCCGCCGGGGCGACCCTCGACGTGATCGAATCGGAGTCGTTGCCGGCCCACGCCGCCGAGATGGGCGCGTACATCCGCGACGGTATCGACACGCGCATGGGCGACGATATCCGAGAGGTTCGCGGCCACGGCCTCATGATCGGCATCGAGGTCAAGCGCGGCTCGAACCGGCTGCTGCGCGACCTCGCGTTGAACCACGGCGTGTTGGCGCTGCCGGCCGGCCGGACCGTCCTCCGACTGCTGCCGCCGCTGACGGTCGAGAAGAAACACGCCGACGCGCTCCTCGACGCGCTGGAGGCGGTGCTGGCGTGAGCGAGTCGGGCTCCGGCTCGACCGCCGACACCGAGGCCCGCGAACTGCTGGAACGACTCGTCTCGATCCCCTCGCCGACGCCCAACGAGGAAGCGTGTGCCGCGGCGCTCGTTGACTTCTTCGAAGAGCACGGCCGCGACGTGTTCGTCGACGAGGTCGGCAACGTTCGCGCGCCCGCCGACGACAGCGTCCTCTACACCTCCCACATCGACACGGTGCCGGGCGACATCCCGGTCCAGATCGAGGAGGGCGAACACGGTCCAAAACTGTGGGGTCGCGGCTCGGTGGACGCGAAGGGGCCGCTCGCGGCGCTGGCCGTCGCGGCCGTCCGGACGGGCGTCTCCTTCGTCGGCGTCGTCGGCGAGGAGGTCGACTCCCGCGGGGCGCGCCACCTCGTCGAAGACCGCGACGCGCCCGACGCGGTGGTCAACGGCGAGCCCTCGGGCTGGGACGGCATCACGCTCGGCTATCGAGGAATACTCAGCGGCACCTACCTCTGCACCTCCGAGTCGGGTCACACCTCCCGCCCGGAGAACAACGCGATCCAGGAGGCGATCGCGTGGTGGTCGGCCGTCGAGGACAGATTCGACGGCGACGAGTACGGCGTTGCTCCGAAGGAGCAACGAGACGAAGCCGACGACGCCGGCGAAGTGCCGGTCTTCGAGCGCGTCACGCCGAAGCCGGTCGCGATCGAGGGCGGCGTGAGCGACGACGGGCTG is part of the Natronomonas salsuginis genome and harbors:
- a CDS encoding [LysW]-lysine hydrolase → MSESGSGSTADTEARELLERLVSIPSPTPNEEACAAALVDFFEEHGRDVFVDEVGNVRAPADDSVLYTSHIDTVPGDIPVQIEEGEHGPKLWGRGSVDAKGPLAALAVAAVRTGVSFVGVVGEEVDSRGARHLVEDRDAPDAVVNGEPSGWDGITLGYRGILSGTYLCTSESGHTSRPENNAIQEAIAWWSAVEDRFDGDEYGVAPKEQRDEADDAGEVPVFERVTPKPVAIEGGVSDDGLAVEATLDAQLRVPPRYTTEEVRELADAELTAGTVNWTDAVEPTMQSPRTSVARAFRVAIRRAGGDPRLLRKTGTADMNVYAGAWDCPMATYGPGDSDLDHAPNEHLELRELDRAVAVLETVAAELTP